The Petrocella atlantisensis genome has a window encoding:
- a CDS encoding ABC transporter ATP-binding protein, whose product MSKILEVKNLSTSFYTHMGEVQAVRGNSFSMEKGDILGIVGESGSGKSVTALSIMGLIDHPGKIKGGEIIFNGEVISTKSNEEMCKIRGKEISMIFQDPMTSLNPVFTIRNLMVEVIRRHQKVSKKKALEIAVDKLRMVGIPEPEKRINAYPHEFSGGMRQRAMIATALSCNPKLLIADEPTTALDVTIQAQILEIMKKLASEIDTSIMIITHDLGVIAETCKHMIVMYGGMIMEKGTVDEIFHSPQHPYTRGLMNSVPRMDAAAKERLVPIPGSPPDLLNPPKGCPFSYRCPHAMEICKEEMAPTYKISEGHTSACWLIHDDAPEVEGYIKGCDIDAG is encoded by the coding sequence ATGAGTAAAATATTAGAAGTCAAAAATCTAAGTACATCTTTTTACACCCATATGGGCGAAGTACAAGCTGTACGTGGTAATAGTTTTTCAATGGAAAAAGGCGATATTCTTGGTATCGTTGGTGAATCCGGCAGTGGAAAAAGTGTGACAGCTCTTTCTATAATGGGACTTATCGATCATCCCGGAAAAATCAAAGGTGGGGAAATCATCTTTAATGGTGAAGTTATTTCCACAAAAAGCAACGAAGAAATGTGTAAAATTCGTGGTAAAGAGATTTCGATGATCTTTCAAGATCCGATGACCTCTCTCAATCCAGTATTTACCATTAGAAATCTGATGGTCGAAGTTATTAGAAGGCATCAAAAAGTATCTAAGAAAAAGGCACTTGAGATTGCAGTTGATAAGCTACGTATGGTGGGTATTCCTGAACCGGAAAAAAGAATCAATGCCTATCCTCATGAGTTCTCAGGTGGTATGCGTCAGAGAGCCATGATTGCAACAGCTCTATCATGCAACCCCAAACTTTTAATTGCGGATGAGCCTACAACAGCGCTAGATGTAACAATTCAAGCACAAATACTGGAGATTATGAAAAAACTAGCCAGTGAGATTGATACATCTATTATGATAATTACCCATGATTTAGGTGTGATAGCAGAAACCTGTAAGCATATGATTGTTATGTATGGTGGTATGATTATGGAAAAAGGCACTGTGGATGAGATTTTTCATAGTCCACAACATCCTTACACAAGGGGCTTGATGAATTCTGTACCCCGTATGGATGCAGCAGCAAAAGAACGATTGGTCCCCATACCCGGATCACCACCGGATTTACTAAATCCTCCAAAAGGCTGTCCTTTCTCATATAGATGTCCTCATGCGATGGAAATATGTAAAGAAGAAATGGCACCGACTTACAAAATAAGTGAAGGACACACATCAGCATGTTGGCTAATCCATGATGATGCACCAGAAGTCGAAGGTTACATAAAAGGATGTGATATTGATGCCGGATAA
- a CDS encoding ABC transporter permease — MADKRFVFIKDNTEDMEVSRPSLTYWQDAWRRLKKNKLAMVGAFTIIIVLLFGLFGPSMTKYSYSDQLNKFKNLPPRLEIFDVGENVNFHLSNDYNIFLVTDDGEVYDRLEPDKLQRDMINKIYVYKYGTEDDFEEVTLDFSYNLLPSKQGFDYDHTIEYNGVVYTQPNDKIFNRTFPFGTDDLGRDILTRVMYGTRISLMIAFIATLVNLMIGVVYGSISGFEGGKVDEFMMRIVDIINSVPLILYVILLMVTFKDNDGLTNIVIALSTVYWVSMARLVRGQMLALKEQEFVLAASVIGVPRYKIIFRHLIPNAMGPIIVSMTMMIPSAVFTEAFLSFIGLGVSAPQASLGTLANNSLSGLLTYPYQLFFPALTIAIIILAFNFLGDGLRDALDPRLRKG, encoded by the coding sequence ATGGCAGATAAAAGATTTGTATTCATCAAAGACAATACAGAAGACATGGAAGTATCACGCCCAAGTTTAACGTACTGGCAGGATGCTTGGCGTAGACTTAAGAAAAATAAGCTTGCTATGGTTGGGGCTTTTACCATTATTATTGTACTTCTATTTGGTCTATTTGGACCAAGTATGACGAAATATTCTTACTCAGATCAATTGAATAAGTTCAAAAATTTACCACCGAGGTTAGAAATCTTCGATGTGGGAGAAAATGTGAACTTTCATTTATCCAATGACTACAACATATTCTTGGTAACGGATGATGGTGAAGTTTATGACCGCCTTGAACCGGACAAGCTCCAAAGAGACATGATTAACAAGATTTATGTCTATAAGTATGGTACAGAAGATGATTTTGAAGAAGTGACACTTGATTTTTCTTATAATTTGCTGCCTTCCAAACAAGGTTTTGATTATGATCATACAATTGAGTACAATGGCGTTGTTTATACCCAACCGAATGATAAAATTTTCAATCGAACATTTCCTTTTGGAACAGACGACTTAGGTCGCGATATTTTAACCCGTGTTATGTATGGTACGAGAATATCTTTGATGATCGCATTCATAGCTACGCTCGTGAACCTTATGATTGGCGTGGTATATGGTAGCATTTCAGGCTTTGAAGGCGGTAAAGTAGATGAGTTTATGATGCGTATCGTGGATATTATCAATTCCGTACCTTTGATTTTATATGTTATTCTATTAATGGTTACCTTCAAAGATAATGACGGTTTGACCAATATTGTTATAGCACTCAGTACGGTTTACTGGGTGTCCATGGCTAGGTTGGTTCGTGGGCAGATGTTGGCACTAAAGGAACAAGAATTTGTATTGGCAGCCAGTGTCATTGGTGTGCCTAGGTATAAGATTATATTTAGACACTTGATTCCAAATGCTATGGGTCCGATTATCGTATCTATGACCATGATGATTCCAAGTGCTGTTTTTACAGAGGCATTTTTAAGTTTCATTGGTCTTGGCGTATCTGCACCTCAAGCATCTCTTGGAACACTAGCGAACAATTCCCTTTCAGGGCTTTTGACATACCCTTATCAATTGTTCTTCCCTGCTCTTACGATTGCAATTATTATTCTTGCATTTAATTTCTTAGGGGATGGATTACGAGATGCACTTGATCCACGACTAAGGAAAGGATAG
- a CDS encoding ABC transporter permease — protein MKGYYAKRILSALITLLIITTLTFVMMHSIPGGPFTRERPVPDEILKTLNEKYNLDAPIYEQYFDYVKGLVTFDLGPSYSKIGTTVNDLIISGFPASARIGLYATILIVLFGIPLGIVSALKQNKPIDYLVMFMATLGVTVPSFVMATLIIYFFAGKLGILPSFGVTSPLGYVGPVLALSGYSLSFVARLTRSSMLEVLRQDYIRTARANGLSEFKVIYKHAIKNALIPVVTYLGPMIAAILTGSFVIEKIFAVPGMGRYFVESVGNRDYTTITGITVFYAAFYIIMVLLVDIAYGFIDPRIKLGKEK, from the coding sequence ATGAAAGGTTATTACGCAAAACGAATTCTCTCAGCGTTGATTACCCTCTTAATTATCACGACACTAACATTTGTGATGATGCATTCTATACCAGGAGGTCCTTTTACACGGGAACGACCTGTGCCGGATGAAATATTAAAAACACTCAATGAAAAGTATAATTTGGACGCTCCAATTTATGAACAGTATTTTGATTATGTAAAAGGATTGGTCACTTTTGATCTTGGACCATCTTATTCAAAAATAGGAACAACCGTTAACGATTTGATTATTTCCGGTTTTCCCGCATCTGCCAGAATCGGCTTGTATGCAACGATACTCATAGTACTTTTTGGTATTCCCCTTGGCATTGTCTCGGCACTAAAACAAAATAAGCCCATTGATTATCTGGTTATGTTTATGGCTACGCTAGGTGTTACAGTGCCCAGTTTTGTTATGGCGACCTTGATTATCTATTTTTTTGCGGGCAAATTAGGTATCTTGCCCAGTTTCGGTGTCACCTCACCCCTTGGTTATGTCGGACCGGTATTGGCCTTGTCCGGCTATTCATTATCCTTTGTTGCAAGACTTACAAGATCCAGTATGCTTGAAGTATTAAGACAAGACTATATTCGTACAGCAAGAGCCAACGGCTTGAGTGAATTCAAAGTCATCTATAAGCATGCTATTAAGAATGCTTTAATTCCTGTTGTTACTTATCTTGGCCCTATGATTGCAGCTATTTTAACCGGTTCCTTCGTTATTGAAAAAATATTTGCTGTACCGGGTATGGGCCGATATTTTGTGGAAAGTGTTGGTAATCGAGACTATACAACAATCACTGGTATTACTGTTTTCTATGCAGCCTTTTATATCATTATGGTATTACTTGTAGATATTGCATACGGGTTTATTGACCCTAGAATAAAACTTGGGAAGGAAAAATAA